In Melitaea cinxia chromosome 4, ilMelCinx1.1, whole genome shotgun sequence, a single genomic region encodes these proteins:
- the LOC123670106 gene encoding circadian clock-controlled protein daywake-like, translated as MNYLLAFAFFVGIYHVRTADDFDLPDYMHQCDLDSKVFQKCVREEIEKSLPHFTKGIPKLGVASIDPVDLDDILIDGNGLKLKFTNAQLHGLSKMKLSDFEVEFADDNEKFNLALVANLSLTAKYNADGKILILPIKGDGDALIKCKNVEVEIASKLSHVKGDSGEHFKLTVPNYKYKIQSTNFDLKNLFNGNKQLADTTIQFANQNWEQLMDELAPPVIKQIVKTIVKTINKFFSKITINRMVKGYKKSS; from the exons CTGATTACATGCATCAATGCGATTTAGATTCTAAAGTTTTCCAAAAATGTGTAAGAGAAGAGATAGAAAAAAGCCTTCCACATTTCACAAAAGGCATTCCTAAACTCGGAGTAGCATCGATAGATCCCGTCGATTTGGACGACATCTTAATTGATGGAAATGgtctcaaattaaaatttactaatgCACAATTGCACGGACTTAGCAAAATGAAATTGTCGGATTTCGA GGTCGAGTTTGCAGATGATAATGAGAAATTCAATTTGGCACTCGTAGCAAATTTGAGTTTGACAGCCAAATACAATGCCGATGGAAAAATATTGATACTTCCTATTAAAGGAGATGGAGACGCTTTAATTAAATGCA AAAACGTTGAGGTCGAAATCGCTAGTAAATTAAGTCACGTCAAAGGTGACTCAGGGGAACACTTCAAGCTAACAGTACCTaactacaaatacaaaattcaaTCAACGAATTTCGATTTAAAGAACTTGTTCAATGGAAATAAACAACTTG ctgACACAACTATCCAATTTGCAAATCAAAACTGGGAACAGCTTATGGACGAACTTGCTCCTCCTGTTATAAAGCAGATTGTTAAGACTATCGTCAAAACCATCAACAAATTCTTTTCAAAAATCACCATAAATCGCATGGTTAAGGGATATAAAAAGTCatcataa